In Beijerinckiaceae bacterium, the sequence CGTCTCGAACGATCGGATGATCTTCAATCATTAGCACTTTGACAGACTCGCTCATGTTCAACCTTCCTGAGGGGCAAAAGCTCCACCAGTGCAGGCCGGAGGGGCTGATAGAAAACTTCCCATGAAATAGGGTATGTTTCCTTGATTTATGGATTTATTCATGTAGCGCCATAACTTATTCTAAACATCCGACCTCTCAATACTATCAGTTTCATGTTGTTTGTTAATCCCTAGGTTGCTATCTGGTCCGCTTACCCTTCAAGGTGAGAGCGAGACCAGGATGAACACCTTCAGCGGCCTATCGGAGTCAACACCCAAGCTATTCACAACTCTCGGGATGATGTTCCGTCTTTGCATGGCCGCCGCTATGGGCGTCGCTTGCAGCGCGCCGGCGCGAGCTCATGGCCCGACACCTCATAAGATTGAAGAGACCATGATAATCGCCGCCAAACCCGAAGCGGTCTGGGCTCTGATCGCGGATTTTCCTGCGCTGTCGACTTGGCATCCTGAGGTCGTCGAGAGCGCGCTACAAGAAGATCCGGTCCAGGGCAAATTGCGCGTTCTGACCTTGAAGCGCGGCGGCAAGATCATCGATGGTCTGACCGAATATGACCCAGCCCGAATGACCTACTCCTATCGCCGCGTGGACGACGACGTGAAGGCGTTGCCGGTCAGTTCTTACACCGCGACGATCA encodes:
- a CDS encoding MxaD protein, whose translation is MAAAMGVACSAPARAHGPTPHKIEETMIIAAKPEAVWALIADFPALSTWHPEVVESALQEDPVQGKLRVLTLKRGGKIIDGLTEYDPARMTYSYRRVDDDVKALPVSSYTATITVEPAAGGDSKVEWIGRYYRGDTGNDPPEELNDEAAEKAMTDFFQTGLHNLKTLAEHKG